One part of the Labilithrix sp. genome encodes these proteins:
- the ftsW gene encoding putative lipid II flippase FtsW — protein sequence MAPVVQQLSLALDAKPNQGSRDKPVDVVLAAIVVGLIAFGVVMVYSASAVQATLHMHDPQYFLKKQAAYAGMSLVILFGVASIDYHRLYKLTYPVLGAVGVLLLMCVVGLGHSGGGATRWLALGPIHIQPAEMSKLALVCWLSYSLAKKADKVKSFTVGFLPHLLVAGLYMLLCMKQPDFGSSVVLLLLTFTMLFVAGAKVGYLMGAGILGGVFAVLSVMSKQYRLARYLAWQNMDQHRADLAYQPFQSVMAFGSGGTWGAGVGKGLQTLYLPEAHNDFIAAIIGEELGFVGILGLCIVFLALVARGVRAAYRAPDDYGSYLAFGISTMFGVQALVNLCVALAIVPTKGLALPFLSYGGSSLLVNAAAAGILLNVSRQGMAPPKDEEIYEPAPEEEDESVAAALADEGSA from the coding sequence ATGGCGCCCGTCGTGCAGCAGCTGTCGCTCGCGCTCGACGCGAAGCCGAACCAGGGCTCGCGCGACAAACCGGTCGACGTCGTGCTCGCCGCGATCGTCGTCGGGCTCATCGCCTTCGGCGTCGTCATGGTCTACAGCGCGTCGGCGGTGCAGGCGACGCTGCACATGCACGACCCGCAGTACTTCCTGAAGAAGCAGGCGGCGTACGCGGGGATGAGCCTCGTCATCCTCTTCGGCGTCGCGTCGATCGACTACCACCGCCTCTACAAGCTGACGTACCCGGTCCTCGGCGCGGTCGGCGTCCTCCTCTTGATGTGCGTCGTCGGCCTCGGTCACTCCGGCGGCGGCGCGACGCGCTGGCTCGCGCTCGGTCCGATCCACATCCAGCCCGCCGAGATGTCGAAGCTCGCGCTCGTGTGCTGGCTCTCGTACTCGCTCGCGAAGAAGGCCGACAAGGTGAAGTCCTTCACCGTCGGCTTCCTCCCGCACCTCCTCGTCGCCGGGCTCTACATGCTCCTCTGCATGAAGCAGCCCGACTTCGGATCGAGCGTCGTGCTCCTGCTCCTCACGTTCACGATGCTCTTCGTCGCCGGCGCGAAGGTCGGCTACCTGATGGGCGCCGGCATCCTCGGCGGCGTCTTCGCCGTCCTCTCCGTCATGTCGAAGCAGTACCGCCTCGCGCGGTACCTCGCGTGGCAGAACATGGACCAGCACCGCGCCGACCTCGCCTACCAGCCGTTCCAGTCCGTCATGGCCTTCGGCTCCGGCGGCACGTGGGGCGCCGGCGTCGGCAAAGGGCTCCAGACTCTCTATTTGCCCGAGGCGCACAACGACTTCATCGCCGCGATCATCGGAGAGGAGCTCGGGTTCGTCGGCATCCTCGGCCTCTGCATCGTCTTCCTCGCCCTCGTCGCGCGCGGCGTGCGCGCGGCCTATCGCGCGCCCGACGACTACGGCTCCTATTTGGCATTCGGCATCTCGACGATGTTCGGAGTCCAGGCGCTCGTGAACCTCTGCGTCGCGCTCGCGATCGTCCCGACGAAGGGCCTCGCGCTCCCGTTCCTCAGCTACGGCGGCTCCTCACTACTGGTCAATGCCGCCGCCGCCGGAATCCTCCTCAACGTGTCGCGCCAGGGCATGGCTCCGCCGAAGGACGAAGAGATCTACGAGCCCGCGCCGGAGGAAGAAGACGAGAGCGTCGCCGCCGCGCTCGCGGACGAGGGGAGCGCGTAG
- the murG gene encoding undecaprenyldiphospho-muramoylpentapeptide beta-N-acetylglucosaminyltransferase yields the protein MPRAILIAGGGTGGHVFPGLAIARALGRLADVEVVFAGTPRGLEAKVIPEAGYPLELLDVQPMKGGGPERAIRGALIAAQATRKARAVVRRIDPAAVLSVGGYAAGPAALACVAQRVPLAVLEPNSTLGLANRILAPFAKRAYLAWAETGRHFRGDKARVYGVPLRPGFEPRAYAPASGPKRVLVLGGSQGALALNEVVPKALLEVGRTMPLAIVHQAGRDREVSARAAYAGADGVEIVPFLDDVARRMADADLVIGRSGASTVAELSAIGRASLLIPFPYAADDHQAKNARSLADVGGALSLRQEDADAGRLAQEIAELLGDDARRTRMADAARGHGRPRAADDIARDLLSLAGIGLKESVAEKESS from the coding sequence ATGCCGCGCGCGATCCTGATCGCCGGCGGCGGGACGGGGGGCCACGTGTTCCCCGGGCTCGCGATCGCGCGGGCGCTCGGGAGGCTCGCCGACGTCGAGGTCGTGTTCGCGGGGACGCCGCGCGGGCTCGAGGCGAAGGTGATCCCGGAGGCGGGGTATCCGCTCGAGCTCCTCGACGTCCAGCCGATGAAGGGCGGCGGCCCCGAGCGCGCGATCCGCGGCGCGCTGATCGCGGCGCAGGCGACGCGGAAGGCGCGCGCCGTCGTCCGGCGGATCGATCCCGCCGCGGTGCTGAGCGTCGGCGGCTACGCCGCGGGCCCTGCCGCGCTCGCGTGCGTCGCGCAGCGGGTGCCGCTCGCGGTGCTGGAGCCGAACAGCACGCTCGGCCTCGCGAACCGGATCCTCGCGCCGTTCGCGAAGCGCGCGTACCTCGCGTGGGCGGAGACGGGCCGGCATTTCCGCGGCGACAAGGCGCGCGTCTACGGCGTCCCGCTCCGCCCCGGCTTCGAGCCGCGCGCGTACGCGCCCGCGTCGGGGCCGAAGCGCGTGCTCGTCCTCGGCGGCAGCCAGGGCGCGCTCGCGCTCAACGAGGTCGTGCCGAAGGCGCTCCTCGAGGTGGGCCGGACGATGCCGCTCGCGATCGTCCACCAGGCCGGGCGGGACCGCGAGGTCTCCGCGCGCGCGGCCTACGCCGGCGCGGACGGCGTCGAGATCGTCCCCTTCCTCGACGACGTCGCGCGGCGCATGGCGGACGCCGACCTCGTCATCGGACGCTCGGGCGCGAGCACGGTGGCGGAGCTCTCCGCGATCGGCCGCGCGTCGCTCCTCATCCCTTTCCCGTACGCGGCGGACGATCATCAGGCGAAGAACGCGCGGTCGCTCGCCGACGTCGGCGGCGCGCTCTCTCTCCGGCAGGAGGACGCGGACGCGGGGCGCCTCGCGCAGGAGATCGCGGAGCTCCTCGGCGACGACGCGCGGCGGACGCGGATGGCGGACGCCGCGCGGGGCCACGGGCGGCCGCGCGCGGCGGACGACATCGCCAGGGATTTGCTCTCTCTCGCCGGGATCGGATTGAAGGAGAGCGTGGCCGAGAAAGAGAGCTCCTGA
- a CDS encoding UDP-N-acetylmuramate--L-alanine ligase: protein MFRGRMRHAHFVGVGGIGMSGLAEILRTMEFDVSGSDMKPNDITRRLESLGVRIDVGHRAENVEGADVLVYSSAIRNDNPEIVRARELEIPIIPRAEMLAELMRVKYNVLIAGSHGKTTTTSLVATVLRHAGLDPTVVVGGKVNALGSNARLGEGDLFVAEADESDGSFLKLTPTIGVITNIDAEHLDHYGSHEKVKEAFVEFANKIPFYGLAVLCVDHPHVQAILPRIARRHVTYGVSRQADYRASNPVYDGLQTHFEVSRRGETLGSFTVKMPGAHNILNALSVVAVADELEVPLDAVREAISSFHGVQRRFTIVAQPKLGDGDVMIVDDYGHHPAEIEATLDAAQRGFDRRVVVAFQPHRYTRTRDLFEDFTRSFNKADLVLVTEVYPAGEKPIPGATGRELAEAIRAHGHHAVRYVADKNDVAGELEREVKPGDLVIALGAGDINASAKKLAAKLAGDAK, encoded by the coding sequence ATGTTCCGCGGTCGCATGCGTCATGCCCATTTCGTCGGGGTCGGCGGCATCGGAATGAGCGGCCTCGCCGAGATCCTCCGGACGATGGAGTTCGACGTCTCGGGCTCGGACATGAAGCCGAACGACATCACGCGGCGGCTCGAGTCGCTCGGCGTGCGCATCGACGTCGGCCACCGCGCGGAGAACGTCGAAGGCGCGGACGTCCTCGTCTATTCGAGCGCGATCAGGAACGACAACCCGGAGATCGTGCGCGCGCGGGAGCTCGAGATCCCGATCATCCCGCGCGCGGAGATGCTCGCCGAGCTGATGCGCGTGAAATACAACGTGCTCATCGCCGGCTCGCACGGAAAGACGACGACGACCTCGCTCGTCGCGACGGTGCTGCGTCACGCGGGGCTCGATCCCACCGTCGTCGTCGGCGGAAAGGTCAACGCGCTCGGCTCGAACGCGCGCCTCGGCGAGGGCGACCTCTTCGTCGCGGAGGCGGACGAGAGCGACGGCTCGTTCTTGAAGCTCACGCCCACGATCGGCGTCATCACGAACATCGACGCCGAGCACCTCGACCATTACGGATCGCACGAGAAGGTCAAAGAGGCATTCGTCGAGTTCGCGAACAAGATTCCCTTTTATGGATTGGCGGTCCTCTGCGTCGATCACCCGCACGTCCAGGCGATCCTGCCGCGCATCGCGCGCCGGCACGTGACCTACGGCGTCTCGCGCCAAGCCGATTATCGCGCCAGCAATCCCGTTTACGACGGCCTCCAGACGCACTTCGAAGTATCGCGCCGCGGCGAGACGCTCGGCTCGTTCACGGTGAAGATGCCGGGGGCGCACAACATCTTGAACGCGCTCTCCGTCGTCGCGGTCGCGGACGAGCTCGAGGTGCCGCTCGACGCGGTGCGGGAGGCGATCTCGAGCTTCCATGGCGTGCAGCGCCGCTTCACGATCGTGGCGCAGCCGAAGCTCGGCGACGGCGACGTCATGATCGTCGACGACTACGGCCACCACCCCGCCGAGATCGAGGCGACGCTCGACGCCGCGCAGCGCGGGTTCGATCGCCGCGTCGTCGTCGCGTTCCAGCCTCATCGCTACACGCGAACGCGCGACCTCTTCGAGGACTTCACGCGCTCCTTCAACAAGGCCGACCTCGTCCTCGTCACCGAGGTCTACCCCGCGGGCGAGAAGCCGATCCCGGGCGCGACGGGGCGCGAGCTCGCGGAGGCGATCCGCGCGCACGGGCACCACGCGGTGCGCTACGTCGCCGACAAGAACGACGTCGCGGGGGAGCTCGAGCGCGAGGTGAAGCCGGGCGACCTCGTCATCGCGCTCGGCGCCGGCGACATCAACGCGAGCGCGAAGAAGCTCGCCGCGAAGCTCGCAGGAGACGCGAAATGA